GGGACCGTCAAGAGCCACGAGGGGGCAGTTGACGCTGAAATGCCGCGTAGTTGCACATTTTCCCCACGGGGATCAGCGCAACAGGAGCCGGGCAAACCGACGTTTTCCGGCCTGCACGAGATAGGAGCCCGGGGGAAGCCGGAGATTCGGATCCCGGACCACGTTGCCGTCTACGCGTGCCCCTCCCTGGGTCACGATGCGCCGGGCTTCGGAGTTGCTCGCCAGGCCCAAAGCGCCGCGTAGAGCCTCCAACAGGCCCAGATCCTCTGCCCCCGACAAGGGGATCTCCACCTCAGGAAGATCGTCCGGGATCTCCTTGCGCTGGACCAGGGCGCGGAAATGCTCCGCGGCCTTCTCGGCCGCGGCATCGCCATGAAACCGTGTCACGAGGCGCGTCGCGAGCTCCTTCTTCATGGCCAGCGGATCCGCTCCGACGGCTGCCAGATCCTCCCAGCGCCCGAAGCCCAGCTGCGCCACCCAACTCCGCATCAATTCGTCGGAGATGCTCATGGTCCGCCCATACATGTCCTCGGGCGCGTCTCGGATACCGATCGTGTTGCCGACGCTCTTCGACATCTTCTCCGTGCCGTCCGTGCCAACCAGGAGGGGGTGGGTGATCACCGCCTGAGGCGTCTGGCCGTAGGCCCGCTGGATCTCGCGGCCGACCAGCAGATTGAAGGTCTGGTCGGTGCCTCCAAGCTCGACATCCGCCTCGAGAGCCACCGAATCGTAGGCCTGCACGAGGGGATAGAGGAACTCGTGCACGGCGATCGCTTCACCGGCTTTGTAGCGCTTGTCGAAATCGTCGCGTTCGAGCATTCGAGCGACGGTGTAGTGGGAGCAGAGGCGGACCAGATCCGCCGGGCTCATCGCGTCCATCCACTCGCCGTTGAAGCGGATCTCTGCCCTTTCCGTATCGAGAACGTGGCTGACCTGATCGACGTAGGTCTGGGCGTTTTTCCGGATCTCATCTTTGTCGAGAGCCGGACGGGTCTTCTTCTTTCCGGTGGGGTCGCCGATGCTCGCCGTGAAATCGCCGACCAGAAAGATCGGCGTATGACCAAGCTCCTGGAAGATCCGAAGCTTCTCGAGCACCACGGTGTGACCGATATGCAGGTCCGGCGCGGAGGGATCCATTCCGAGCTTGATCCGGAGCGGGCGCCCCTCGCGAAGCGCGGCAGCGAGACGTGGGCGAAGGTCTTCCGCACCGATCAGCGCTTCGGCGCCTCTACCCATCGCCTCGAGCTGGCGATCGATTTCCTCTTGTTCGGCTGTGGACTCGTTCACCGGTACTCCTCGGTTCGCTTGGAGGTTACCAGTTGGTCCTCGAGCAGGACCGCCTCGACGGATTGGTCGTGAGGCTCGGTCGGGATCCGCTCGACGAGCTGGCAACCGAACGCGACCCCGATCGCCACCGCGCCGCCTCGCCGAGCAAGCGCCCGATCGAAGTGCCCACCCCCGCGACCGAGCCGGGCGCCCATCGCGTCGAAGGCGCGGCCAGGCACCAACAGCAGGTCTCCGCTACCGAGGCTTTCCACAGGAGCATCGGCGGGCGGGACGAGTACACCGAAGGCGCCGGGAACGAGGGCCTCCCAGGTGTCACAGCGAGCGAAGACGAGGCCTTCCTCATCGATTCGCGGCCAGAGCAGCAGCTTGCCTCCGGCCCGCACCCGATCGAAGAGGGGCCGGGAGGGCAACTCATCCGGCAGCGATGCATAGAGGACCACGCGGTCGCATGCCTCGAAGGCGGCAACGCTCGCCAGGGTCGTGGCAGCTCGAATGGCAGCGCGGTCGGCGACCTGGTCAGAGATCGCGGCGAGACGTGCGCGCATCTCGTTGCGAAGCGCCGCCTTCGCCTCTCTGGCGCTCCTCAGGCGCGCGGGCTCGGAGCCGCGGCCCCGTCGACCGCAGCTTCGACCAGTCCGAGCAGATCGTCGAGCCGGCTCCCATCGAGAGAGGGAACACT
This genomic interval from bacterium contains the following:
- a CDS encoding tyrosine--tRNA ligase, producing the protein MGRGAEALIGAEDLRPRLAAALREGRPLRIKLGMDPSAPDLHIGHTVVLEKLRIFQELGHTPIFLVGDFTASIGDPTGKKKTRPALDKDEIRKNAQTYVDQVSHVLDTERAEIRFNGEWMDAMSPADLVRLCSHYTVARMLERDDFDKRYKAGEAIAVHEFLYPLVQAYDSVALEADVELGGTDQTFNLLVGREIQRAYGQTPQAVITHPLLVGTDGTEKMSKSVGNTIGIRDAPEDMYGRTMSISDELMRSWVAQLGFGRWEDLAAVGADPLAMKKELATRLVTRFHGDAAAEKAAEHFRALVQRKEIPDDLPEVEIPLSGAEDLGLLEALRGALGLASNSEARRIVTQGGARVDGNVVRDPNLRLPPGSYLVQAGKRRFARLLLR
- a CDS encoding 5-formyltetrahydrofolate cyclo-ligase gives rise to the protein MRARLAAISDQVADRAAIRAATTLASVAAFEACDRVVLYASLPDELPSRPLFDRVRAGGKLLLWPRIDEEGLVFARCDTWEALVPGAFGVLVPPADAPVESLGSGDLLLVPGRAFDAMGARLGRGGGHFDRALARRGGAVAIGVAFGCQLVERIPTEPHDQSVEAVLLEDQLVTSKRTEEYR